A window from Sphingobacterium hotanense encodes these proteins:
- a CDS encoding transposase, whose translation MINQAKALKLIKLYQYVCDKYDSELQYYCQRFSNNNKPDFTDQEVLTIYLFSVHEEQRLRIKQIHKFASDYLMDWFPKLTSYVAFNTRINRLFDVLRSLCQSVIEDFAPEECSKEFSLLDSMPIITCSGTRRAKVALEITDKSFCSTKRLWYFGLKLHALNSYNKSKLPRPESIVISKASESDLNIFKENWASIAGRTFFGDKIYRDAPFFEWFYKEKKSIMYTPIRETQGKPDCLKNRDRAYNDLFSRAVSRVRQPIESFFNWINEKTQIQNASKVRSTKGLLVHVFGKLTACFIKPIFNP comes from the coding sequence ATGATCAATCAGGCCAAGGCTCTAAAATTAATAAAATTATACCAGTATGTGTGTGATAAATATGACAGTGAACTGCAATATTACTGTCAGCGATTTTCAAACAATAACAAACCTGACTTTACTGATCAGGAGGTTTTGACCATCTATTTATTCAGTGTGCACGAGGAACAGCGGCTAAGGATCAAGCAGATTCATAAATTCGCCTCGGATTATCTGATGGATTGGTTTCCCAAGCTAACTTCGTACGTAGCATTCAACACCCGTATCAACCGCCTTTTTGATGTTTTGAGATCTCTCTGTCAGTCAGTTATAGAGGACTTTGCTCCAGAAGAGTGCTCCAAAGAATTTTCCTTACTGGACTCTATGCCCATCATAACCTGCAGTGGGACTAGAAGAGCAAAGGTAGCTCTGGAGATAACGGATAAAAGCTTCTGCTCAACGAAGAGGCTTTGGTATTTTGGATTAAAACTTCATGCGCTCAACAGCTATAACAAATCCAAGCTGCCTCGTCCGGAAAGCATAGTAATAAGCAAGGCATCTGAAAGTGACCTGAACATATTTAAGGAGAATTGGGCATCCATCGCAGGTAGGACGTTCTTTGGTGACAAGATATACCGTGACGCCCCATTCTTCGAGTGGTTTTATAAAGAAAAGAAATCAATTATGTATACCCCGATAAGGGAAACCCAAGGAAAGCCGGATTGTTTAAAAAACAGGGATCGTGCTTATAATGATCTGTTTTCAAGAGCAGTATCTAGGGTAAGACAACCAATCGAATCCTTTTTTAATTGGATAAATGAAAAAACACAGATACAAAACGCAAGTAAGGTCAGATCTACCAAAGGACTATTAGTACATGTGTTCGGTAAATTAACAGCCTGTTTCATAAAGCCTATTTTCAACCCTTAA
- a CDS encoding sulfite exporter TauE/SafE family protein — translation MEILGFIAAIGIGLILGLIGAGGSILTVPVMVYLFAIDPFLATTYSLFIVGISSLAGIVPYTLKRQVDFKTSIFFGLPSILGVFVSRRYIHPIIPNDIIQINGWMLSKDMLLMLLFAVLMVFAALNMIWKKEIATDVHQANDQIGKIIIQGILIGILVGLVGAGGGFLIIPALIIFNKMSLKTAIGSSLLIIALNSLFGFISSTNIDEIHWPLLLEITAIALAGMLLGSWISQKADAAKLKPFFGYFVLFMAIWILYQELH, via the coding sequence ATGGAAATATTAGGATTTATAGCAGCTATAGGTATAGGATTGATATTGGGGTTAATCGGTGCTGGAGGTAGTATATTAACTGTCCCGGTCATGGTTTACTTATTTGCAATCGATCCCTTTTTAGCGACGACTTATTCCCTGTTTATCGTGGGCATCAGCAGCTTGGCGGGTATTGTACCGTATACCTTAAAAAGACAAGTGGATTTTAAGACTTCCATATTCTTCGGACTTCCGTCCATTTTGGGGGTATTTGTCTCTCGGCGTTATATACACCCTATAATACCAAATGATATCATCCAGATTAACGGTTGGATGCTCAGTAAGGATATGCTCTTAATGTTGCTTTTCGCAGTGCTAATGGTCTTCGCTGCACTAAATATGATCTGGAAGAAGGAGATAGCAACAGACGTTCATCAAGCAAATGACCAAATTGGAAAAATAATCATTCAGGGAATATTAATTGGGATCTTAGTTGGATTAGTTGGCGCAGGTGGAGGATTTCTAATTATCCCTGCACTGATTATTTTCAATAAAATGTCACTAAAGACCGCTATTGGTTCTTCCTTATTGATTATCGCATTGAACTCCTTATTTGGTTTCATCAGCAGCACAAATATCGACGAGATTCACTGGCCGCTATTGCTCGAAATCACAGCAATCGCACTCGCTGGTATGCTCCTCGGCAGCTGGATAAGCCAAAAAGCGGATGCTGCAAAATTAAAACCTTTCTTTGGCTATTTTGTACTGTTCATGGCAATATGGATCCTCTACCAAGAGTTGCATTAG
- a CDS encoding YeeE/YedE family protein: protein MELILGPWPWYVGGALVALIMVALIYLGKSFGFSSNFRNLCSALGAGKSCSFFDFDWKAQRWNLLFLVGSVIGGFVAAHYLSDNQVPAISESSIVQLKAIGIESAGAAYSPSEIFEVMSVKNILILAIGGLLIGFGTRYAGGCTSGHAISGLSDLQWPSLVAVIGFFIGGLMMVHVLFPLIF, encoded by the coding sequence ATGGAATTAATTTTAGGACCCTGGCCATGGTATGTGGGTGGAGCGCTTGTTGCGCTAATCATGGTGGCATTAATCTATCTAGGGAAAAGCTTCGGATTCTCATCCAATTTTAGGAATCTCTGTTCTGCATTGGGCGCTGGAAAGTCCTGCAGTTTTTTTGATTTCGATTGGAAAGCACAGCGTTGGAACCTATTGTTTCTTGTAGGATCTGTTATTGGAGGTTTTGTTGCGGCGCATTATCTGTCCGACAATCAAGTGCCAGCGATTTCGGAAAGCAGTATTGTACAGTTAAAAGCAATAGGCATTGAATCCGCCGGAGCAGCGTACTCTCCTTCGGAAATTTTTGAAGTGATGAGTGTAAAGAACATTCTTATTTTAGCGATTGGAGGTCTTTTAATAGGTTTCGGTACACGTTACGCAGGCGGCTGTACCTCCGGACACGCAATATCAGGTTTGAGCGATCTGCAATGGCCATCTTTGGTGGCGGTAATCGGATTTTTTATTGGTGGGCTAATGATGGTTCACGTATTATTCCCCTTAATCTTCTAG
- a CDS encoding DUF6691 family protein, producing MRKVLFILLGILFGVVMYKAEAASWFRIYEMFNFQSFHMYGFIGTALVVGVIAVQLIKRTRAKDVDGGDIVIADKAKSIPRYLIGGILFGLGWALVGACPGPIFVLLGAGVYPMLIVIAFALLGTYLYGLLKHKLPH from the coding sequence ATGAGAAAAGTATTATTTATCCTTTTAGGAATATTGTTTGGTGTGGTGATGTATAAAGCGGAAGCTGCGTCATGGTTTCGGATTTATGAAATGTTCAATTTCCAATCATTTCATATGTATGGATTTATCGGAACGGCACTTGTAGTTGGTGTAATTGCTGTGCAGCTGATTAAACGCACGCGTGCGAAGGATGTAGACGGTGGTGATATTGTTATTGCCGATAAGGCAAAATCTATTCCTCGCTATCTTATTGGAGGTATCCTTTTCGGCTTGGGTTGGGCTTTAGTAGGGGCATGCCCTGGTCCGATCTTTGTTTTATTGGGTGCTGGCGTTTATCCGATGTTGATTGTAATCGCATTCGCCCTATTGGGTACTTATCTTTATGGTTTGCTGAAACATAAATTGCCTCACTAA
- a CDS encoding DUF4342 domain-containing protein has protein sequence MSIKETFTITGENLLKRVKELIAEGNVTKISISDKSGKEIMSFPVTLGVIGVVLAPIFAAVGALAALLTECKITVERSEKPTEPEKEAAPEQNDGPRDIEVH, from the coding sequence ATGTCAATCAAAGAAACATTCACTATTACAGGTGAGAACTTATTAAAAAGAGTAAAGGAATTAATTGCTGAAGGTAATGTTACAAAGATCAGCATTTCAGACAAATCAGGAAAAGAGATCATGAGCTTCCCTGTGACCCTAGGTGTTATCGGTGTCGTATTAGCACCCATATTCGCAGCCGTTGGTGCACTAGCAGCATTACTAACGGAGTGTAAAATCACAGTAGAGCGTTCGGAGAAGCCTACAGAACCTGAAAAAGAAGCTGCCCCAGAGCAGAACGATGGCCCTAGAGATATTGAAGTCCATTAA